A genomic region of Streptosporangium lutulentum contains the following coding sequences:
- a CDS encoding bifunctional [glutamine synthetase] adenylyltransferase/[glutamine synthetase]-adenylyl-L-tyrosine phosphorylase, with protein sequence MQTTAGRLARLGFADGARAERLLDGLGPEAVGDVELLLSLVGAADPDLALTSLNRLAEHDPSVLGALRSDPGLRTRLLHVFGVSAALGDHVVRHPEHWRLLGGAQALQRPTEGELRAELLLAVGAEPEDPEPRARDAGTDTLVALRVAYRGRLLHLAARDVTGELSLSEVTAELSDLAGAALEAGLAVARSEHPESDLVRLAVIGMGKCGARELNYISDVDVIFVAEPREDVGGPVDEHKAIQLATRLAQGMMRACSASTPEGALWEVDAALRPEGKAGPLVRTLASHQAYYRRWAKTWEFQALLKARPVAGDAELGGQYVSSMNDLVWQAATREKFVEDVQAMRRRVEAHVRTSEAERQLKLGPGGLRDIEFAVQLLQLVHGRMDPLLRRRATLPALAALSRGGYVGRDDAKALAEAYTFLRQIEHLIQMHRLRRTHVVPEGTADLRRLGRGLAMTSDPVGEFTTQWKRHSMEARRLHEKLFYRPLLQAVARLPESEDRLSAVAAKARLEALGYTDPAGALRHISALSTGVSRRAAIQRTLLPVMLGWFADAPDPDAGLLGFRQISDKLGATPWYLRLLRDETAVASRLARVLGTSRYATGLLMDAPEAVTMLGSDAELNPRPVAALLSEARAMVGRYPGEAEKGVVAARGLRRRELFRTAISDLFGHIGIEEVGQTLSALNDVTIQAALDAAIGKVEAERRAPLGTRFAVIAMGRLGGIECSYGSDADVMFVHSPLEEMPEREATDAAYAVANELRRLLALPASDPPLLIDPDLRPEGRQGALVRTLASYAAYYERWSSPWESQALLRARFSAGDAELGVALLHLADPLRYPADGISDAAVLHIRKLKARMEAERLPRGADPALHTKLGPGGLSDVEWVAQLIQLRHAGRLPSLRTTRTLETLRAAVAEELLSEADEDMLGQAWTFASRIRDAIVLVRGRAADSIPVDVRERALISRVLGYPPDGSEDFVDDYRRATRRARRVVERVFYEG encoded by the coding sequence ATGCAGACGACCGCCGGGCGGCTGGCCCGGCTCGGCTTCGCCGACGGGGCGAGAGCCGAGCGACTGCTCGACGGACTGGGCCCCGAGGCGGTCGGCGACGTCGAGCTGCTGCTCTCCCTGGTCGGCGCGGCGGATCCCGACCTGGCGCTCACCTCGCTCAACCGGCTGGCCGAGCACGACCCCAGCGTTCTTGGAGCGCTCCGCTCCGACCCCGGCCTGCGGACCCGGCTGCTCCACGTCTTCGGCGTCAGCGCCGCCCTCGGCGACCACGTGGTCAGGCATCCCGAGCACTGGCGCCTTCTCGGCGGGGCGCAGGCCCTACAGCGACCGACCGAGGGGGAGCTCCGCGCCGAGTTGCTGCTCGCGGTCGGCGCCGAACCGGAAGACCCCGAACCACGCGCGCGCGACGCCGGCACGGACACCCTGGTCGCGCTGCGCGTCGCCTACCGGGGCCGCCTGCTCCACCTGGCCGCCCGCGACGTCACCGGCGAGCTCTCGCTGTCCGAGGTCACCGCCGAGCTGTCCGACCTGGCCGGAGCCGCGCTGGAGGCGGGACTCGCCGTCGCACGGTCCGAGCACCCGGAGTCGGACCTGGTACGGCTGGCCGTCATCGGCATGGGCAAGTGCGGTGCGCGCGAACTCAACTACATCAGCGACGTCGACGTCATCTTCGTGGCCGAGCCCCGCGAGGACGTCGGCGGGCCCGTCGACGAGCACAAGGCCATCCAGCTCGCCACCCGCCTGGCCCAGGGCATGATGCGCGCCTGCTCGGCCAGCACCCCCGAGGGGGCGCTGTGGGAGGTGGACGCGGCGCTGCGTCCCGAGGGCAAGGCCGGCCCCCTGGTCCGCACCCTCGCCAGCCACCAGGCCTACTACCGGCGCTGGGCCAAGACCTGGGAGTTCCAGGCGCTGCTGAAGGCCCGTCCTGTCGCGGGCGACGCCGAACTCGGCGGGCAGTACGTCTCCTCGATGAACGACCTGGTCTGGCAGGCCGCCACCCGGGAGAAGTTCGTCGAGGACGTGCAGGCCATGCGTCGCCGGGTGGAGGCCCACGTTCGCACGAGCGAGGCCGAGCGCCAGCTCAAGCTGGGGCCCGGCGGGCTGCGTGACATCGAGTTCGCGGTCCAGTTGCTCCAGCTCGTCCACGGCCGCATGGACCCGCTGCTGCGCCGTCGCGCCACGCTTCCCGCGCTCGCCGCCCTGTCCCGGGGCGGCTACGTCGGCAGGGACGACGCCAAGGCGCTCGCCGAGGCGTACACGTTCCTGCGCCAGATCGAGCACCTGATCCAGATGCACCGGCTGCGCCGTACCCACGTGGTGCCCGAAGGCACCGCCGACCTGCGGCGGCTGGGCCGGGGACTGGCGATGACCAGCGACCCGGTGGGGGAGTTCACCACGCAGTGGAAACGGCACTCGATGGAGGCCCGGCGCCTGCACGAGAAGCTGTTCTACCGGCCGCTGCTGCAGGCCGTGGCCCGGCTGCCGGAGTCGGAGGACCGGCTCTCCGCCGTCGCCGCGAAGGCGCGCCTGGAGGCGCTCGGCTACACCGACCCGGCCGGGGCGCTGCGCCACATCAGCGCGCTGAGCACGGGTGTCTCGCGCCGCGCGGCGATCCAGCGGACCCTCCTGCCGGTCATGCTCGGCTGGTTCGCCGACGCCCCCGACCCCGACGCGGGCCTGCTCGGCTTCCGCCAGATCTCCGACAAACTCGGCGCCACCCCGTGGTACCTGCGGCTGCTCCGCGACGAGACCGCCGTCGCCTCACGGTTGGCCCGGGTGCTCGGCACCAGCCGCTACGCGACGGGGCTGCTGATGGACGCCCCCGAGGCGGTGACGATGCTCGGCTCGGACGCGGAGCTGAACCCTCGGCCGGTCGCGGCGCTTCTGTCGGAGGCGCGGGCCATGGTGGGCCGCTATCCGGGGGAGGCCGAGAAGGGGGTGGTCGCGGCGCGCGGGCTGCGCCGCAGGGAACTGTTCCGTACGGCGATCTCCGACCTCTTCGGGCACATCGGCATCGAGGAGGTCGGCCAGACGCTGTCGGCGCTCAACGACGTGACGATCCAGGCCGCGCTCGACGCCGCCATCGGCAAGGTCGAGGCGGAGAGGCGCGCCCCGCTGGGCACCCGGTTCGCGGTGATCGCGATGGGCCGCCTGGGCGGGATCGAGTGCTCCTACGGCAGCGACGCCGACGTGATGTTCGTGCACTCGCCGCTGGAGGAGATGCCGGAGCGGGAGGCCACCGACGCGGCCTACGCCGTGGCCAACGAGCTGCGCCGCCTGCTGGCCTTGCCCGCCTCCGACCCGCCGCTGCTCATCGACCCGGATCTCCGGCCGGAGGGCCGCCAGGGCGCGCTGGTCCGCACGCTGGCCTCCTACGCCGCCTACTACGAGCGCTGGTCGTCGCCGTGGGAGTCCCAGGCTCTGCTGCGCGCCCGGTTCTCCGCGGGAGACGCCGAACTCGGGGTGGCACTGCTGCACCTGGCCGACCCGCTGCGCTACCCGGCCGACGGCATCTCCGACGCGGCCGTGCTGCACATCCGCAAGCTGAAGGCGCGGATGGAGGCCGAACGGCTGCCCCGCGGCGCCGACCCCGCCCTGCACACCAAGCTCGGTCCCGGCGGACTGTCCGACGTGGAGTGGGTGGCCCAGCTCATCCAGCTCCGTCACGCGGGACGCCTGCCGTCGCTGCGGACCACCCGTACCCTGGAGACGTTGCGCGCGGCGGTCGCGGAGGAACTGCTGTCCGAAGCCGACGAGGACATGCTCGGCCAGGCCTGGACCTTCGCCTCGCGCATCCGCGACGCCATCGTCCTGGTCCGGGGCCGCGCCGCCGACTCCATCCCGGTGGACGTCCGCGAACGCGCGCTCATCTCCCGCGTCCTCGGCTATCCCCCGGACGGCAGCGAGGACTTCGTGGACGACTACCGCCGCGCCACCCGTCGTGCCCGCCGGGTGGTGGAGCGCGTCTTCTACGAAGGCTGA
- a CDS encoding type 1 glutamine amidotransferase produces the protein MRITVIEHEAGAGLGFLTGWLADAGAACEIVRPYLGEAVPERATGGLIVLGGEAAAWEDERYPWLPATRDLIRHSVDGGVPTLGICLGAQLMTLACGGVVERGGHGLEVGAREVVPLPAAGADPLFGGLGPALAVQYHRDAMTALPEGAVPLATGDPYPHQAYRLGDRAWAVQFHPEATPEIFIGWTVDSADHLTERGYSVEELNTQVKEARESLVGAWRPLAERFATVVQSA, from the coding sequence ATGAGGATTACCGTCATCGAGCATGAGGCCGGCGCGGGCCTGGGGTTCCTGACCGGGTGGCTGGCCGATGCCGGGGCGGCGTGCGAGATCGTCCGGCCCTACCTGGGAGAGGCCGTCCCCGAGCGGGCCACCGGCGGGCTGATCGTGCTCGGAGGCGAGGCGGCCGCCTGGGAGGACGAGCGGTATCCCTGGCTGCCCGCCACCCGCGACCTGATCCGGCACTCGGTGGACGGCGGCGTGCCCACCCTGGGAATCTGCCTGGGCGCCCAGCTCATGACACTCGCCTGCGGAGGCGTCGTCGAGCGCGGTGGGCACGGGCTGGAGGTGGGTGCGCGGGAGGTCGTCCCGCTCCCGGCCGCCGGAGCCGACCCGCTGTTCGGCGGGCTGGGCCCCGCTCTCGCCGTCCAGTACCACCGCGACGCGATGACGGCGCTCCCGGAGGGAGCGGTGCCGCTGGCCACCGGGGACCCCTATCCCCACCAGGCCTACCGGCTGGGGGACAGAGCCTGGGCGGTGCAGTTCCACCCCGAGGCCACCCCTGAGATCTTCATCGGCTGGACGGTGGATTCGGCCGATCACCTGACCGAGCGGGGCTACTCGGTCGAGGAGCTCAACACGCAGGTGAAGGAGGCACGGGAAAGTCTCGTCGGCGCCTGGCGGCCGCTAGCCGAGCGGTTCGCCACCGTCGTCCAATCCGCGTGA
- a CDS encoding alpha/beta hydrolase: MNPVFSDVEVPGGALRVARFGTGPRLIVAVHGITASLMAWNAVARRLPAEWSLVAMDLRGRGHSAGLPGPYGLRRQAEDVNLVARSVGAESDLVLTGHSMGAYVAVLAAAGHDYARVVMIDGGLPLPLLPGLDPDETLNTTLGPALARLSQTFPSTGAYVDFFKAHPAFAGNWNDEVEEYVLYDAVGPEGEVRSRVRQEPIRQDGRWLLTEGEAVAAALHAVKSPLSLLRAPRGLLDQPVGMIPDELAAAWREQLPALEDDLVEDCNHYTILFQDRCASLVARHLTR; the protein is encoded by the coding sequence GTGAACCCCGTCTTCAGCGATGTCGAGGTCCCCGGCGGCGCGCTGCGCGTCGCCCGGTTCGGCACCGGGCCGCGCCTGATCGTGGCGGTGCACGGCATCACCGCCTCGCTCATGGCCTGGAACGCCGTCGCCCGGCGGCTGCCCGCCGAGTGGTCGCTGGTCGCGATGGACCTCCGGGGCCGCGGCCACAGCGCCGGACTTCCCGGCCCGTACGGCTTGCGGAGACAGGCCGAGGACGTGAACCTGGTCGCCCGGTCCGTGGGCGCGGAGTCCGACCTCGTGCTGACCGGCCACTCGATGGGCGCCTACGTGGCGGTCCTCGCCGCGGCGGGCCACGACTACGCCAGGGTCGTGATGATCGACGGGGGGCTCCCGCTGCCTCTGCTTCCCGGCCTGGACCCCGACGAGACCCTGAACACCACGCTCGGCCCGGCTCTCGCCCGGCTCAGCCAGACCTTTCCGAGCACCGGCGCCTACGTGGACTTCTTCAAGGCCCACCCGGCCTTCGCCGGCAACTGGAACGACGAGGTGGAGGAGTACGTCCTCTACGACGCGGTCGGCCCCGAGGGCGAGGTGCGCTCACGGGTGCGGCAGGAGCCGATCCGACAGGACGGGCGTTGGCTGCTCACCGAGGGCGAGGCGGTCGCCGCCGCGCTCCACGCGGTGAAATCACCGCTGTCACTGCTCCGGGCCCCTCGCGGATTGCTCGACCAGCCGGTCGGCATGATCCCCGACGAGCTCGCCGCCGCCTGGAGGGAGCAGTTGCCCGCGCTGGAGGACGACCTGGTCGAGGATTGCAACCACTACACGATCCTGTTCCAGGACCGCTGCGCCTCCCTGGTCGCCCGGCACCTCACCCGGTAG
- a CDS encoding hotdog fold domain-containing protein, which translates to MTTAAELQTVVTVPARFRGPEGVANGGWIAGTVSEALHGAQHDSAVEVTLHAPTPLDTQLHLRHLANTATLTHGERLLVEAITVTEELDAPEFVPFNEAALAEGGFVGFVDHPFPGCFVCGTRDPGDGMRIFPGRVSGSDLVAAGWRVPMTVTDEDGVVPDAIIWSALDCATGWAHFQPGESALLGRLTSRIHRRVYPGGTYSVVARATGREGRKLFGESAVYEVDGTLVAAAKAVWIAPA; encoded by the coding sequence ATGACGACGGCTGCCGAGCTGCAGACCGTGGTGACCGTTCCGGCGCGTTTCCGCGGGCCCGAGGGTGTCGCGAATGGCGGGTGGATCGCGGGTACGGTCTCCGAGGCGCTGCACGGCGCCCAGCACGACTCGGCCGTCGAGGTCACGTTGCACGCGCCCACGCCGCTGGACACACAACTGCACCTACGCCATCTCGCCAACACCGCGACCCTCACCCACGGGGAGAGACTGCTCGTCGAGGCCATCACGGTCACCGAGGAGCTCGACGCCCCGGAATTCGTGCCCTTCAACGAGGCGGCTCTCGCCGAGGGCGGGTTCGTCGGGTTCGTCGACCACCCCTTCCCCGGCTGTTTCGTCTGCGGCACGCGCGACCCCGGTGACGGCATGAGGATCTTCCCTGGCCGGGTCTCCGGCAGCGACCTGGTCGCCGCCGGCTGGCGGGTGCCGATGACCGTCACCGACGAGGACGGCGTCGTTCCCGACGCGATCATCTGGTCCGCGCTCGACTGCGCCACCGGCTGGGCGCATTTCCAGCCCGGGGAGTCGGCCCTGCTCGGCAGGCTGACCTCACGGATCCACCGCCGTGTCTACCCCGGCGGCACCTACTCCGTGGTCGCCCGCGCCACCGGCCGCGAGGGCCGCAAGCTCTTCGGCGAGAGCGCCGTCTACGAGGTCGACGGCACCCTGGTCGCCGCGGCCAAGGCCGTCTGGATCGCTCCGGCCTAG
- a CDS encoding sensor histidine kinase produces MNERRQISITTRITLFTAVVVSLLCGLVAIVLMIAIHRFATESLIDEITADGGRVSTQVERGRVAYPLAQNPFRNLQVIDSQGRVVAATPKMRGRPPMATFTPGSRKVATSVVCGGDFPAGECNIVVAQWAHRPEGNSIVYGATPVIAPWVDPRLAALVGGGTVLLAAAITYIGRRIATASLRPVTAIRAELDEINSTSLGRRVPVPSSDDEIHDLAVSVNHTLGRLQGAVEQQRQFASDASHDLRSPIAAMRAEVEDALLAPQETSVTKLGRTVLGGLERLQAIVHDLLTIARLDAGSPGAHDPVDLAELVATECRMRHHLRARCEFSLEPGVMVIGDRLRLGRLLTNLLDNAERHADSTVTVTVRHAPGDECDGRRFPRGVAVLEVVDDGPGIDPDKRELVFQRFARLDAARNKDTGGTGLGLPIARQIAEAGGGTLRIEDSPRGARFVLCLPLYEDAVAPLASELRERSSPVRGPERPR; encoded by the coding sequence ATGAACGAGAGACGCCAAATCTCGATTACAACCCGTATCACTCTGTTCACCGCCGTGGTGGTGAGCCTGCTGTGCGGCCTGGTGGCCATCGTGCTGATGATCGCCATCCACCGGTTCGCCACGGAGTCTCTCATCGATGAGATCACCGCGGACGGTGGTCGCGTGTCCACGCAAGTGGAGCGGGGCCGGGTGGCCTACCCCCTCGCGCAGAACCCGTTCCGCAACCTCCAGGTCATCGACTCACAGGGCCGGGTCGTCGCCGCGACCCCGAAAATGCGGGGCAGGCCGCCCATGGCGACGTTCACCCCCGGCAGCAGGAAGGTCGCCACCTCCGTCGTGTGCGGCGGGGACTTTCCCGCCGGCGAGTGCAACATCGTGGTCGCGCAGTGGGCCCACCGGCCGGAGGGGAACTCGATCGTCTACGGTGCCACCCCGGTGATCGCCCCATGGGTCGACCCGCGGCTGGCCGCGCTGGTGGGCGGGGGCACGGTGCTGCTCGCCGCGGCCATCACCTATATCGGCCGCCGGATCGCCACCGCGTCCCTGCGCCCGGTGACCGCCATCCGGGCGGAACTCGACGAGATCAACTCGACCTCCCTCGGCCGCCGGGTGCCCGTACCGTCCAGCGACGACGAGATCCACGACCTGGCCGTCAGCGTCAACCACACGCTGGGCCGCCTGCAGGGCGCGGTGGAACAGCAGCGCCAGTTCGCCTCGGACGCCTCCCACGACCTGCGCAGCCCCATCGCCGCCATGCGCGCCGAGGTGGAGGACGCCCTGCTCGCGCCTCAGGAGACCAGCGTGACCAAACTGGGGCGCACCGTTCTGGGTGGTCTGGAGCGGCTTCAGGCGATCGTGCACGACCTGCTGACCATCGCCCGGCTGGACGCGGGGAGTCCGGGCGCCCACGACCCGGTCGACCTGGCCGAGCTCGTCGCCACGGAGTGCCGGATGCGCCACCACCTGAGGGCCAGGTGCGAGTTCTCGCTTGAGCCAGGGGTGATGGTGATCGGCGACCGGTTGCGGCTGGGGCGTCTCCTCACCAACCTCCTCGACAACGCCGAACGGCACGCCGACAGCACGGTCACCGTCACCGTGCGGCATGCGCCGGGCGACGAATGCGACGGCCGGCGCTTCCCGCGCGGCGTCGCGGTGCTGGAGGTGGTCGACGACGGGCCGGGCATCGATCCGGACAAGCGCGAGCTGGTGTTCCAGCGATTCGCCCGGCTGGACGCCGCCCGCAACAAGGACACCGGAGGCACCGGGCTGGGCCTGCCGATCGCCCGGCAGATCGCCGAGGCCGGCGGGGGCACCCTCCGGATCGAGGACAGCCCTCGTGGGGCCCGTTTCGTCCTGTGCCTCCCGCTCTACGAAGACGCTGTGGCCCCCCTCGCCTCCGAACTCAGAGAGCGATCGTCGCCCGTCCGCGGGCCGGAAAGACCACGATGA
- the glnA gene encoding type I glutamate--ammonia ligase gives MDRQQEFVLRTLEERDIRFIRLWFTDVLGFLKSVAIAPAELEGAFAEGIGFDGSAIQGFARVYESDMLAKPDPSTFQILPWRSETPGAARMFCDILMPDGSPSHADPRWVLKRTLAKASDMGFSFYTHPEVEFFLLKDRPERGDRPEPIDDGGYFDHTPHSAGHDFRRNAIMMLESMGISVEFSHHEGGPGQQEIDLRYADALTTADNIMTFRLVMKEVALEQGIWASFMPKPFTEYPGSGMHTHMSLFEGDRNAFYEPGADYQLSKVGRSFIGGLLTHAAEITAVCNQWVNSYKRLWGGAEAIAGAGGEAPSYISWGHNNRSALVRVPMYKPHKSGSTRIEFRSLDSACNPYLAFAVILAAGLKGIEEGYEMPPGAEDDVWALTSAERRALGIQPLPQSLDEAIAVMERSELVAETLGEHVFDYFLRNKRNEWNDYRRQVTEFELGRYLPIL, from the coding sequence TTGGACCGCCAGCAGGAGTTCGTTCTCCGCACTCTCGAGGAGCGCGACATCCGGTTCATCCGGCTGTGGTTCACCGACGTGCTCGGGTTCCTCAAGTCGGTGGCCATCGCCCCGGCAGAGCTTGAGGGCGCATTCGCCGAGGGCATCGGATTCGACGGTTCGGCGATCCAGGGCTTCGCCCGGGTCTACGAGTCGGACATGTTGGCCAAGCCGGATCCGTCGACGTTCCAGATCCTGCCCTGGCGCAGCGAGACGCCGGGCGCGGCCAGGATGTTCTGCGACATCCTCATGCCGGACGGCTCACCCTCGCACGCCGACCCGCGCTGGGTGCTCAAGCGCACCCTGGCGAAGGCCTCCGACATGGGCTTCAGCTTCTACACCCACCCCGAGGTGGAGTTCTTCCTGTTGAAGGACCGGCCGGAGCGGGGCGACCGTCCCGAGCCGATCGACGACGGCGGATACTTCGACCACACCCCGCACAGCGCCGGTCACGACTTCCGGCGTAACGCGATCATGATGCTGGAGTCGATGGGCATCTCGGTCGAGTTCAGCCATCACGAGGGCGGTCCCGGCCAGCAGGAGATCGACCTGCGCTACGCCGACGCGCTCACCACCGCCGACAACATCATGACCTTCCGCCTGGTCATGAAGGAGGTCGCGCTGGAGCAGGGCATCTGGGCGAGCTTCATGCCCAAGCCCTTCACCGAATACCCGGGCTCCGGCATGCACACCCACATGTCGCTGTTCGAGGGCGACCGCAACGCCTTCTACGAGCCGGGCGCCGACTACCAGCTCTCCAAGGTCGGCCGTTCCTTCATCGGAGGTCTGCTCACGCACGCCGCCGAGATCACCGCGGTCTGCAACCAGTGGGTGAACTCCTACAAGCGGCTGTGGGGCGGCGCGGAGGCGATCGCCGGAGCCGGCGGCGAGGCTCCGAGCTACATCTCCTGGGGCCACAACAACCGCTCGGCCCTGGTCCGGGTGCCGATGTACAAGCCGCACAAGAGCGGCTCCACCCGCATCGAGTTCCGCTCCCTGGACTCCGCGTGCAACCCCTACCTGGCCTTCGCCGTGATCCTCGCGGCCGGGCTGAAGGGCATCGAGGAGGGGTACGAGATGCCCCCCGGCGCCGAGGACGACGTCTGGGCGCTGACCTCGGCCGAGCGCCGCGCGCTGGGCATCCAGCCGCTGCCCCAGTCGCTGGACGAGGCCATCGCGGTCATGGAACGCAGCGAGCTCGTCGCCGAGACCCTCGGAGAGCACGTCTTCGACTACTTCCTGCGCAACAAGCGCAACGAGTGGAACGACTACCGCCGCCAGGTCACCGAGTTCGAGCTGGGCCGCTACCTGCCGATCCTCTGA